Proteins encoded in a region of the Variovorax sp. PAMC 28711 genome:
- a CDS encoding YncE family protein, protein MKLRPLALSLCLALSTLASIPSTVTAQPAPVAASASATQRWTFDGAIHNNSLALSPDEGTAVVSYSERPDVVVYDLKTGKVRKVLDGFVTPRNIVFAPSGEFFYVSDSSLGTVAKIATSSLKTVSSLPAGPGAFGTVLSKDGATMYVNNQAASTVTRFDLASGEPRAVITGFAQPRQGVRLSPDGSALYVTNFMGDKITIVNTATNRIDGEITGFNKLRAISVTADGKTLFAANSGSNTIAVVDLDKRAIESTIPVGKDPYGAALSPDGRRVYAGNLGDNSLSVIDVASKSVVATITGFKEPRQAIVFTRDGKTAYVLNEDLGIAKVDLASNRVEATLAAPAAKMQKAAP, encoded by the coding sequence ATGAAACTCCGTCCTCTTGCACTCTCGCTGTGCCTCGCCCTCTCGACACTCGCCTCGATCCCTTCGACGGTCACGGCACAGCCGGCGCCTGTCGCAGCGTCCGCAAGTGCGACGCAGCGCTGGACCTTCGACGGTGCCATCCACAACAATTCGCTGGCGCTCAGCCCGGACGAGGGCACGGCCGTGGTGTCGTACAGCGAACGCCCGGACGTCGTCGTCTACGACCTGAAGACCGGCAAGGTGCGCAAGGTGCTGGATGGCTTCGTGACGCCACGCAACATCGTGTTCGCGCCGTCTGGCGAGTTCTTCTATGTTTCGGACAGCAGCCTGGGCACCGTGGCGAAGATCGCCACGTCCAGCCTGAAGACGGTCAGCAGCCTGCCGGCAGGCCCCGGTGCCTTCGGCACCGTGCTGAGCAAGGACGGCGCCACGATGTACGTGAACAACCAGGCCGCCAGCACCGTCACGCGTTTCGATCTCGCAAGCGGCGAACCGCGCGCCGTCATCACCGGCTTCGCGCAGCCGCGCCAGGGCGTGCGCCTGAGTCCCGACGGATCGGCGCTGTACGTCACCAACTTCATGGGCGACAAGATCACCATCGTGAACACGGCGACCAACAGGATCGACGGCGAGATCACCGGGTTCAACAAGCTGCGCGCGATCTCAGTCACCGCCGACGGCAAGACGCTCTTCGCTGCGAACAGCGGCAGCAACACCATCGCGGTCGTCGATCTGGACAAGCGCGCCATCGAGTCGACGATTCCCGTCGGAAAGGACCCGTATGGTGCGGCGCTGTCGCCCGACGGCAGGCGCGTCTACGCCGGCAACCTGGGCGACAACTCCCTGTCCGTCATCGATGTAGCGAGCAAGAGCGTGGTCGCCACCATCACCGGATTCAAGGAGCCGCGGCAAGCCATCGTCTTCACGCGCGACGGCAAGACGGCCTATGTTCTGAACGAAGACTTGGGAATCGCCAAAGTGGACTTGGCGAGCAACCGTGTGGAGGCGACGCTGGCTGCGCCTGCGGCAAAGATGCAGAAGGCCGCGCCGTGA
- a CDS encoding YeiH family protein: MHTATSAAHLTHTPAAMHRVRLLVPGLALTGALAFVSIQLGKIGWLQSNGISALTLAIVLGMVVGNTVYPRIGAAAGGGVTFSKANLLRLGIILYGLRLTFQDIGNVGWTGVAIDATVLCSTFGLACFLGTRVFGLDRKTAMLIGAGSSICGAAAVMAAEPVVRGRAEQVMVAVATVVVFGTLAIFLYPVLYHLVAQYRLFDLSPTAYGVFAGSTIHEVAQVVAAGRAVSEQAANTAVIAKMVRVMMLAPFLIILSAYLSRSSAKDADAVDGGDESKASPRGGIVIPWFALGFVAVAGLNSLALLPHAVVTQVIDIDTVLLAMAMAGLGLTTHVSAIRKAGIKPLALAAVLFVWLVCGGFAINAGITALLK; encoded by the coding sequence ATGCACACCGCCACTTCCGCAGCCCACCTGACGCACACCCCCGCAGCGATGCACCGTGTACGCCTGTTGGTTCCTGGTCTCGCACTCACGGGCGCTCTGGCTTTCGTGTCGATCCAACTGGGCAAGATCGGCTGGCTGCAGTCCAACGGCATCAGCGCGCTGACCCTGGCCATCGTGCTGGGCATGGTGGTCGGCAATACCGTCTACCCCCGCATAGGCGCCGCGGCCGGCGGCGGCGTGACCTTTTCCAAGGCCAACCTGCTGCGCCTGGGCATCATCCTGTACGGCCTGCGCCTGACCTTCCAGGACATCGGTAACGTGGGCTGGACCGGCGTCGCGATCGACGCCACGGTGCTGTGCAGCACCTTCGGGCTCGCCTGCTTCCTCGGCACCCGAGTCTTCGGGCTCGACCGCAAGACGGCCATGCTGATCGGCGCCGGCAGTTCGATCTGCGGCGCGGCAGCTGTGATGGCGGCCGAACCCGTCGTGCGCGGTCGCGCCGAGCAGGTGATGGTCGCGGTGGCCACGGTGGTGGTGTTCGGCACGCTGGCGATCTTCCTGTATCCGGTGCTGTATCACCTGGTCGCTCAATACCGGCTGTTCGACCTGTCGCCGACCGCTTACGGCGTGTTCGCCGGCTCGACCATCCACGAAGTGGCACAGGTGGTCGCTGCCGGTCGTGCCGTCAGCGAGCAGGCTGCGAACACCGCCGTCATCGCCAAGATGGTCCGCGTGATGATGCTGGCGCCGTTCCTCATCATCCTGTCGGCTTACCTCTCCCGCTCCAGCGCCAAGGATGCCGATGCTGTCGACGGCGGCGACGAAAGCAAAGCCTCGCCACGCGGCGGCATCGTGATTCCCTGGTTCGCCCTCGGTTTCGTGGCGGTCGCCGGGCTCAACTCGCTCGCGTTGCTGCCCCATGCGGTGGTGACGCAGGTGATCGACATCGACACCGTGCTGCTGGCGATGGCCATGGCCGGCCTCGGGCTGACGACGCACGTCTCGGCCATCCGCAAGGCCGGCATCAAGCCGCTGGCGCTGGCGGCCGTGCTCTTCGTCTGGCTGGTGTGCGGCGGCTTCGCCATCAACGCGGGAATCACTGCACTCCTCAAATGA
- a CDS encoding LysR family transcriptional regulator → MRLTLRQLLIFTAVADTGSTTAAGERVALSQSATSGALNELESLLGAQLFDRIGKRLLLNDNGRALLPQARSLLDGAQEIESRFGLGSAGADTAPLVTRLRVGASTTIGNYVLPALIAGYSRTWPGAAVDVVIGNTRDIAAAVTRLEVDIGLIEGPCHEAELRVTPWLQDELVIVAAPTHALVQEGVQARVPLKALRQARWLLREPGSGTREAVEHVLLPHLHHLDGDMQPGSTEAIKQATAEGLGLACLSLCAVQDLVTLGRLVVLRTTLPRLTRRFYLVHHQKKRLSGNLQRFVAHCERLEMESPWLPTNFPKK, encoded by the coding sequence ATGCGCCTGACATTGCGTCAACTCCTGATCTTCACGGCCGTGGCGGACACCGGCAGCACCACGGCCGCCGGTGAGCGCGTCGCACTGTCCCAGTCGGCAACCAGTGGCGCACTGAACGAACTGGAGAGCCTGCTCGGCGCCCAACTGTTCGACCGCATCGGCAAGCGCTTGCTGCTGAACGACAACGGCCGTGCGCTGCTGCCGCAAGCCAGGTCATTGCTCGACGGCGCACAGGAGATCGAAAGCCGGTTCGGTCTCGGAAGCGCGGGCGCTGACACCGCGCCGCTGGTCACGCGACTTCGCGTCGGTGCCAGCACGACGATCGGCAATTACGTGCTGCCGGCGCTGATCGCCGGCTACAGCAGGACGTGGCCCGGTGCCGCAGTGGATGTCGTCATCGGCAACACGCGCGACATCGCTGCGGCCGTGACCCGCCTGGAGGTCGACATTGGTCTGATCGAAGGGCCCTGCCACGAGGCCGAGCTTCGAGTGACGCCATGGCTTCAGGACGAGTTGGTCATCGTGGCTGCACCGACGCATGCGCTGGTGCAGGAGGGCGTGCAGGCACGCGTTCCGTTGAAGGCCTTGCGGCAGGCACGCTGGTTGCTCCGTGAGCCGGGTTCCGGCACGCGCGAGGCCGTGGAGCACGTGTTGCTGCCGCACCTCCACCACCTGGACGGCGACATGCAGCCGGGCAGCACCGAGGCGATCAAGCAGGCGACGGCCGAAGGCCTCGGGCTGGCTTGCCTGTCGCTGTGCGCGGTGCAGGACCTGGTGACACTCGGCAGACTGGTCGTTCTGCGAACCACGTTGCCTCGTCTGACTCGCCGCTTCTATCTGGTGCACCATCAGAAAAAGCGCCTTTCGGGCAACCTGCAACGCTTCGTGGCGCACTGCGAGCGTCTTGAAATGGAATCCCCGTGGCTGCCAACGAATTTCCCGAAGAAGTAG
- a CDS encoding chloride channel protein produces MAANEFPEEVASPRRGRARLWAMGPAAETLRVWWWAAVTGALAAAAVLGFRWLTQWVEELATGQRGGLVEAALSLSPWHRALVCTLGGLLAGLVLQGGTAWARRGPGGAANLDYIDAARAGRVDLNDRTTLTRTVSALLSVGTGASIGREGPMVQLAAWVSARLARLVATAPEQRNTLLVCGIAAGIGSAYHAPIAGVVFVLELALGFLARHTVAPVLIASATASSLIYWLVEPKPLYDVPPVVMAPTSLGIALLAGVLFGGLGWGLLALLESGRSWFARIRTPVLRLGLGGLLVGLLSAWVPQVWGNGYSVVSQVLHGDHAWQWLAWVLLAKVVATTLSSGSGAIGGVFTPSLFVGATAGSVLAQVAALWLPAVWVGDPRLLAVVGMAAVLAAVTHAPLMAIVMVLEMTNQFQLTVPVMLACGVAYAISTQFGARPLYGNPIESPMAQKPNP; encoded by the coding sequence GTGGCTGCCAACGAATTTCCCGAAGAAGTAGCGTCTCCCAGACGCGGTCGTGCGCGCCTGTGGGCCATGGGACCGGCTGCCGAAACGTTGCGCGTCTGGTGGTGGGCGGCCGTGACGGGCGCGCTCGCTGCGGCTGCCGTCTTGGGCTTCCGGTGGTTGACGCAATGGGTCGAGGAACTCGCGACCGGTCAGCGCGGCGGACTGGTCGAAGCCGCGTTGTCGTTGTCGCCCTGGCACCGCGCGCTGGTCTGCACCTTGGGCGGCTTGCTCGCAGGGCTGGTCCTGCAAGGCGGAACGGCCTGGGCCAGGCGGGGCCCGGGCGGCGCGGCGAACCTCGACTACATCGATGCCGCGCGCGCAGGAAGAGTCGACCTGAACGATCGAACGACGTTGACACGCACCGTGTCCGCGCTCTTATCCGTCGGCACGGGCGCTTCCATCGGACGCGAAGGGCCGATGGTCCAACTGGCTGCCTGGGTCAGTGCGCGGCTGGCACGACTCGTCGCGACGGCGCCGGAACAACGCAACACGCTGCTGGTGTGCGGCATCGCCGCAGGCATCGGCTCGGCCTATCACGCACCCATTGCGGGCGTCGTCTTCGTTCTGGAACTGGCGCTCGGTTTCCTCGCGCGCCACACGGTCGCTCCGGTGCTGATCGCGTCGGCCACGGCCAGTTCACTGATCTACTGGCTGGTCGAACCCAAACCGCTCTACGACGTTCCGCCTGTCGTCATGGCACCGACGAGCCTCGGTATCGCCTTACTCGCCGGCGTGCTGTTCGGGGGGTTGGGCTGGGGGTTGCTGGCGCTGCTGGAATCAGGGCGAAGCTGGTTCGCGCGCATCCGTACGCCAGTCCTGCGCCTGGGACTCGGGGGCTTGCTCGTGGGCCTGTTGTCGGCCTGGGTGCCGCAGGTCTGGGGCAATGGCTACAGCGTGGTGTCGCAGGTGCTTCACGGTGACCACGCCTGGCAATGGCTCGCGTGGGTGCTGCTCGCAAAAGTGGTGGCGACGACGCTGAGTTCGGGCAGCGGCGCGATCGGCGGTGTGTTCACGCCATCGCTCTTCGTCGGGGCGACCGCTGGAAGTGTCTTGGCCCAAGTGGCGGCGCTCTGGTTGCCGGCGGTGTGGGTGGGCGATCCGCGTCTGCTCGCGGTGGTCGGCATGGCGGCGGTGCTGGCCGCAGTCACCCATGCACCGCTGATGGCGATCGTGATGGTGCTGGAGATGACAAATCAATTCCAGCTCACCGTTCCCGTGATGCTAGCCTGCGGCGTGGCCTACGCCATCAGCACACAATTCGGCGCGCGACCGCTCTATGGCAATCCGATCGAATCGCCGATGGCGCAGAAGCCGAATCCCTGA
- a CDS encoding DUF6691 family protein, with amino-acid sequence MTLTTPLIPIPDAESNCSALSNFSSRSLLGETVRWPNARAIDRLAFGSLLFGVSWGLAGFCPGPGLVALGMGESEALVFTAAMLTGMIVFEGIERRKSLRAEPAI; translated from the coding sequence TTGACGCTCACGACGCCCTTGATTCCGATTCCCGACGCGGAGTCAAATTGCTCGGCCTTGTCCAACTTCAGCTCGCGATCCCTTCTGGGCGAAACAGTGAGATGGCCAAACGCGCGAGCGATCGACCGCCTGGCGTTCGGCAGCCTGCTGTTCGGTGTCAGTTGGGGCCTTGCGGGCTTCTGTCCTGGACCGGGTCTGGTGGCGCTCGGAATGGGGGAAAGCGAGGCGCTTGTCTTCACCGCCGCGATGCTCACCGGAATGATCGTCTTCGAAGGCATTGAGCGTCGCAAGTCGCTGCGTGCAGAACCCGCGATCTAA
- a CDS encoding SOS response-associated peptidase, with protein MCTRYISPETREIEAFWHIGARTPNNPFPSPRSLFPLATGPFLRNAADDGSRELAWGQWGMIPPESNTRIPMTRPRGPGEKPKRLSTVNARIESVNSRPTFSGAWRAGQRCIVPASSFDEPNWETGKNVWWQFRRADGAPWGVAGLWSRWIDPETGETVDSYTMLTLNANAHPLMSRMHKPEVDPATKMPLPPEKQDKRSLVLIEREHVDRWLQGTLDDAKGLLVPTPAERFLAGPHAIDA; from the coding sequence ATGTGCACCCGCTACATCTCCCCTGAGACACGAGAAATAGAAGCGTTTTGGCACATCGGCGCACGCACCCCCAACAACCCTTTCCCGAGCCCGCGTAGCCTCTTTCCGCTGGCGACTGGGCCGTTCCTGCGCAACGCTGCCGACGACGGCTCGCGCGAGCTGGCATGGGGCCAGTGGGGAATGATTCCGCCCGAGAGCAATACACGCATCCCGATGACCCGGCCGCGCGGTCCGGGCGAAAAGCCCAAGAGGCTCAGCACGGTCAATGCGCGCATCGAATCAGTCAACAGCCGGCCCACGTTCAGCGGCGCCTGGCGTGCCGGGCAGCGCTGCATCGTGCCGGCCTCGAGCTTCGACGAGCCGAACTGGGAGACCGGCAAGAACGTCTGGTGGCAATTCCGCCGGGCCGACGGTGCGCCGTGGGGAGTGGCAGGTCTGTGGAGCCGGTGGATTGACCCGGAGACGGGCGAGACTGTGGACAGTTACACGATGCTCACCCTCAACGCGAACGCGCATCCGCTGATGAGCCGCATGCACAAGCCCGAGGTGGATCCAGCGACCAAAATGCCGTTACCGCCTGAGAAGCAGGACAAGCGCAGCCTGGTGCTGATCGAACGGGAACATGTCGACCGGTGGCTCCAAGGCACGCTCGACGATGCGAAGGGGCTGCTGGTGCCGACGCCGGCCGAGAGGTTTCTGGCAGGGCCGCACGCGATCGATGCTTGA
- a CDS encoding LexA family protein, which yields MYSIPPFAAEVAVEPVVLPLPVVEGKLRAGFPSPADDFAIRRQDLNDLLITHPLATFYWQVSGQSMVEAGIGDGDLLVVNRAITPMHRHIVVAQVDGDFTVKYLYKRSGRIKLTTANPTFPEITFKEGQQLTSAASSPPPSSGS from the coding sequence ATGTACAGTATTCCGCCTTTTGCCGCCGAGGTCGCAGTGGAGCCTGTGGTGCTCCCGTTGCCTGTGGTCGAAGGCAAGCTGCGCGCCGGATTTCCATCTCCTGCAGACGACTTCGCCATTCGGCGCCAAGACCTCAACGACCTGCTGATCACCCATCCGCTGGCCACCTTCTACTGGCAGGTCAGCGGCCAGTCGATGGTCGAAGCCGGCATCGGCGACGGCGACCTGCTGGTGGTGAATCGGGCCATCACCCCGATGCACCGTCACATCGTCGTGGCCCAGGTCGATGGCGACTTCACAGTCAAGTACCTGTACAAGCGCAGCGGCCGCATCAAGCTCACCACAGCCAATCCCACTTTCCCCGAGATCACCTTCAAGGAAGGCCAACAGCTGACATCTGCGGCGTCGTCACCGCCGCCATCAAGCGGTTCGTGA
- a CDS encoding Y-family DNA polymerase, whose protein sequence is MYVLIDGNNFYVSCERVFRPSLQGRPVIVLSNNDGCAIARSNEAKALGIAMGAPWFQIRQSLPDAGVVALSANFTLYGDMSNRMMAIAAGLGPGQEIYSIDESFIDMSTMRGDLVARSHRVRERILQWTGIPTGIGIGATKTLAKLANHVAKTADRKPGSYPIEFARVCNLSALPPSDLEAVFAATALGEVWGIGRRIGAQLQEAGLKSVLDVVRLDPAMVRGRWSVVLERTVRELQGQQCVGFEDEAPAKKEIASTRSFGQPVTQLADLIEAVSQFASRAAEKLRKQDSRAGQVLCFIRTSPFRRDDKQYSRSVTVPLRRPTSDTAALVQAAVHGAKAIFRPGFNYAKAGVMLLDLQDASVEQHELALDEGPPDRSALMETMDRLNERYGRGSIALASTGKSNGQRTWTMKQSLKTPEYTTRWADVPRVLA, encoded by the coding sequence ATGTACGTGCTGATCGACGGCAACAACTTCTATGTGAGCTGCGAGCGCGTGTTTCGCCCAAGCCTGCAGGGCCGACCGGTCATCGTCCTGAGCAACAACGATGGTTGCGCCATCGCCCGCAGCAATGAAGCCAAGGCACTCGGCATTGCGATGGGGGCGCCCTGGTTCCAGATCCGCCAGTCCTTGCCCGACGCGGGGGTGGTCGCCCTGAGTGCCAACTTCACGCTCTACGGCGACATGAGCAACCGGATGATGGCGATCGCCGCCGGTCTCGGGCCGGGCCAGGAGATCTACAGCATCGATGAATCCTTCATCGACATGAGCACCATGCGCGGTGATCTGGTGGCACGCAGCCACCGGGTGCGCGAGCGCATCCTGCAGTGGACCGGCATCCCCACGGGCATCGGCATCGGCGCCACCAAGACCCTCGCCAAGCTGGCCAACCACGTGGCCAAGACCGCCGACCGCAAGCCCGGCAGCTACCCGATTGAGTTTGCCCGCGTGTGCAACCTCAGCGCACTCCCGCCCAGCGATCTGGAGGCCGTGTTTGCTGCCACGGCGCTGGGCGAGGTCTGGGGCATTGGAAGACGCATCGGTGCGCAGTTGCAGGAAGCCGGGCTCAAGAGCGTGCTGGATGTTGTGCGGCTCGATCCGGCCATGGTGCGAGGGCGCTGGTCGGTGGTACTGGAGCGCACGGTGCGAGAACTGCAGGGCCAGCAGTGCGTCGGCTTCGAGGACGAAGCACCGGCCAAGAAGGAAATCGCCAGCACTCGAAGCTTCGGGCAGCCGGTGACCCAGCTGGCCGACCTCATCGAAGCGGTCAGCCAGTTCGCCAGCCGCGCTGCGGAGAAGCTGCGTAAGCAAGACAGCCGTGCCGGCCAGGTGCTGTGCTTCATCCGCACCAGTCCCTTCCGGCGCGACGACAAGCAGTATTCGCGCTCAGTGACTGTTCCGCTGCGAAGACCAACTTCTGATACGGCGGCCTTGGTACAGGCGGCGGTTCACGGGGCCAAGGCCATCTTCAGGCCCGGCTTCAACTACGCCAAGGCCGGCGTGATGCTGCTCGACCTGCAGGATGCCTCGGTGGAGCAGCACGAGCTGGCACTCGATGAAGGGCCACCGGATCGCAGTGCGCTCATGGAGACGATGGACCGGCTCAACGAACGGTATGGGCGGGGATCGATTGCACTGGCTAGCACGGGGAAATCGAACGGGCAGCGGACCTGGACGATGAAGCAGTCGTTGAAGACGCCGGAGTACACGACGCGGTGGGCGGATGTGCCGAGGGTGTTGGCTTAA
- a CDS encoding ATP-dependent nuclease, whose product MKIRKIEIKNFRGVKELDWSLPSADIFCLIGKGDSSKSTILEAIRYAFYPQWNLTLGDADFYQCKVADSIVIEITIGALTEAFCALDKYGQYLRGWNTAALTLTDEPEDHLESVLTVRLKVDKDLEPKWMVVCDRHPGGVPFKQGDRNKVSVGLIGAYSEKQLSWATGTALAKLTEAQSLNDLLATASRTARASLDADRPVTLKNFDAAAEKSQDIAKLLGVPVSDAYKAHLDLASINLKVGGLALHDGDIPLRQLGLGSRRMLLCGIQKMGLEEGHITLFDEVEFGLEPHRITRLIKHVREDQRGQYFLTTHSPTVLRELTVKELYVVHSTGGVVQITSAARDGLEQLEVQGKIRSSTEAFLAKKVVVCEGATEVGFVRGFDDHQVGKGKDPFSYHGVALLDARGASKIKDLAKAFKSLGYDVSVLADADAEDQFSTADEAELAKVGIPVHVWSDKYSLEERAFQDLPWVSVVGSLKLAQNELSYPVCDQVRSRVQEALDPDLEKWPESPKLRTAIGSAAKKAGWFKDTTRGDQWFKVVSPAFNDAAFLKKNLAVELEALWTWAAHV is encoded by the coding sequence GTGAAGATCAGAAAAATAGAAATTAAGAACTTTCGAGGCGTGAAAGAGCTTGACTGGAGCCTTCCCAGCGCAGACATCTTTTGCCTGATTGGAAAAGGGGACTCTTCTAAATCCACCATCCTTGAGGCCATCAGGTATGCCTTCTACCCCCAGTGGAACCTGACCCTAGGCGACGCGGATTTCTACCAGTGCAAGGTAGCCGACTCCATCGTCATAGAAATCACTATTGGAGCATTGACCGAAGCCTTCTGCGCCTTGGACAAGTACGGCCAGTACCTCCGTGGCTGGAATACTGCCGCCCTTACGCTGACTGACGAACCTGAAGATCACCTTGAGAGTGTCCTGACGGTGCGGCTGAAGGTTGACAAAGACCTTGAGCCCAAGTGGATGGTTGTTTGTGATCGCCATCCTGGCGGTGTTCCGTTCAAGCAAGGCGATAGAAACAAGGTCAGTGTCGGCCTCATCGGTGCCTACAGCGAGAAACAGCTTTCATGGGCTACAGGCACGGCGTTGGCGAAGCTCACTGAGGCCCAGAGCCTGAACGATCTGCTGGCAACGGCCTCTCGCACGGCCAGAGCCTCTTTGGATGCGGACCGGCCTGTCACCCTCAAGAATTTCGATGCAGCGGCTGAGAAGTCTCAAGACATCGCGAAGCTGTTAGGTGTGCCGGTATCAGACGCTTACAAGGCTCACCTTGACCTGGCTTCCATCAACCTAAAAGTGGGTGGGTTGGCCCTCCATGACGGTGACATTCCTCTTCGTCAGCTAGGTCTTGGATCGCGGCGAATGCTGCTGTGTGGCATTCAGAAGATGGGTTTGGAAGAAGGCCACATCACATTGTTTGACGAGGTGGAGTTCGGCTTGGAGCCGCATCGAATCACCCGCCTGATCAAGCACGTCCGTGAGGACCAGAGAGGTCAATACTTCCTAACCACGCACTCACCAACGGTCCTGCGGGAACTCACCGTAAAAGAGCTGTACGTCGTGCACAGTACGGGAGGGGTCGTGCAGATCACTTCCGCAGCCAGGGACGGTCTAGAACAGCTTGAGGTGCAGGGAAAGATTCGATCCAGCACCGAAGCGTTCTTGGCGAAGAAGGTTGTGGTCTGTGAGGGCGCTACCGAAGTTGGGTTCGTGCGAGGTTTTGACGATCACCAAGTCGGCAAAGGAAAGGATCCATTTTCTTATCACGGCGTTGCCCTTTTGGACGCGAGGGGGGCCAGCAAGATCAAGGATTTAGCGAAGGCGTTCAAGTCGCTCGGATACGACGTTTCAGTGCTTGCGGATGCAGACGCTGAAGATCAGTTTTCAACCGCTGATGAAGCGGAACTCGCGAAGGTTGGTATCCCCGTGCATGTGTGGAGCGACAAGTACTCCCTGGAGGAGCGAGCATTCCAAGATCTGCCTTGGGTGAGCGTCGTGGGCAGCTTGAAGCTTGCGCAGAATGAGCTGAGTTACCCGGTTTGTGACCAAGTGCGCTCCAGAGTTCAGGAAGCACTTGATCCAGACCTTGAGAAGTGGCCTGAGAGTCCAAAGCTGCGAACCGCTATTGGGTCCGCCGCGAAGAAGGCCGGTTGGTTCAAGGACACCACGCGGGGCGATCAGTGGTTCAAGGTCGTGAGCCCTGCGTTTAACGACGCCGCTTTTCTAAAGAAGAATTTGGCCGTCGAACTGGAGGCGCTTTGGACTTGGGCTGCGCATGTCTGA
- a CDS encoding UvrD-helicase domain-containing protein, producing MSEELALKLSDFTTKGYVIAPAGYGKTHLIAMAVKAATKRQLILTHTFAGVNSIKTKMNVLGVPASKYQIDTIASWSLRLCLAYPKTSGWKAEHPTSKQWNKLYECCSELLGKQFVRRVVAATYGGVYVDEYQDCSDLQHSLVCAFAELMPCRILGDPMQAIFDFGGDEGKPVDWAVSVYPTFMCLGQLETPWRWKTAGDPNLGAWLKNARETLEQGQKIDLLNALPACVKRAHTTPEFLSAKQYSSLIGLLAHNESVIALHGGDQQSKNKTHLLAKTMGGRFSSIEEVEGKDLHSFIKKLVAAKTTQLGFLLVLEFAKKCFTGVGDILTAGTKRGEVAKQRKGTKYPLVMHAANAYLKEPTSAQLKAFFLALKANPETSAYRRDLLYRFLNVLKIHVDGGGATLTEAGNLYQRDLRHTGRPISHRKLIGTTLLVKGLEYDHAVILDADTLDAKDLYVAMTRGAKTLTIVGEQRHLPAM from the coding sequence ATGTCTGAGGAACTGGCTCTCAAGCTCAGCGACTTCACTACCAAGGGGTATGTGATAGCGCCTGCCGGCTACGGCAAGACGCATCTCATCGCCATGGCAGTGAAAGCCGCTACCAAACGGCAGCTAATCTTGACCCACACCTTCGCGGGTGTGAACTCAATCAAGACCAAGATGAATGTTCTTGGTGTGCCTGCTTCCAAGTACCAGATCGACACGATTGCGAGCTGGTCACTTCGGCTTTGTCTTGCCTACCCGAAGACTTCTGGGTGGAAGGCGGAGCACCCAACCAGCAAGCAGTGGAACAAGCTCTACGAGTGCTGTTCTGAGTTGCTGGGTAAGCAGTTCGTTCGCCGCGTTGTCGCTGCCACCTATGGCGGTGTCTATGTAGACGAGTACCAGGACTGCTCCGATCTGCAACACTCCCTTGTCTGTGCTTTCGCTGAACTCATGCCGTGCCGAATTCTGGGCGATCCTATGCAGGCCATCTTTGACTTTGGGGGTGACGAAGGCAAGCCTGTCGATTGGGCCGTGAGTGTCTACCCGACCTTCATGTGCCTCGGTCAGCTAGAGACGCCATGGCGCTGGAAAACCGCCGGCGATCCTAACCTTGGAGCTTGGCTCAAGAACGCAAGGGAGACTTTAGAACAGGGTCAAAAGATCGATCTTCTGAACGCCTTGCCTGCATGTGTAAAACGTGCTCACACGACCCCTGAATTCTTGTCGGCAAAGCAGTATTCCTCGCTCATTGGTTTGCTTGCGCATAACGAGAGTGTGATTGCTCTTCATGGCGGCGATCAGCAGTCCAAGAACAAGACCCATCTCTTGGCAAAAACCATGGGTGGGCGGTTCTCTTCCATCGAAGAGGTTGAAGGCAAAGACCTTCATTCGTTCATCAAGAAACTTGTTGCAGCTAAGACAACGCAACTGGGCTTTCTGCTGGTGCTGGAGTTTGCCAAGAAGTGCTTCACTGGCGTAGGCGACATCTTGACCGCTGGCACGAAGAGAGGCGAGGTCGCGAAGCAGCGCAAAGGGACCAAGTACCCTTTGGTCATGCATGCCGCGAATGCTTACCTAAAGGAGCCGACCAGTGCTCAACTCAAAGCCTTCTTCTTGGCCTTGAAGGCCAACCCTGAAACGTCTGCCTATCGTCGCGATCTGCTGTATCGATTCCTCAACGTGCTGAAGATTCACGTTGACGGTGGAGGGGCGACGCTGACAGAAGCAGGAAACTTATATCAACGCGACTTGAGGCACACGGGGAGGCCGATCAGCCACCGAAAGCTCATCGGCACAACGCTGCTGGTGAAGGGGCTGGAGTACGACCATGCGGTCATCCTCGATGCAGATACTCTGGACGCGAAGGATCTGTATGTAGCAATGACCCGTGGCGCCAAAACCCTGACCATAGTTGGCGAGCAGCGGCACCTGCCGGCAATGTAA